From Virgibacillus ihumii, the proteins below share one genomic window:
- the paaI gene encoding hydroxyphenylacetyl-CoA thioesterase PaaI produces the protein MDTELIDFFKQDPFASRLNIELLECDTGFAKTGLTIEDDMLNFHGYAHGGLLFSLADYAFAIASNSHGQIAVGLNVHMSYLEPAKEGDRLICTASEKKRTPKIAVYDIQIQLSTGEVVATMEGMVYIKKTNFISKLAVSGERDS, from the coding sequence ATGGACACGGAACTTATAGATTTTTTCAAACAGGATCCATTTGCAAGCAGGTTAAATATAGAGCTCCTGGAATGTGATACAGGGTTTGCAAAAACAGGATTAACGATTGAAGATGATATGCTGAACTTTCATGGGTATGCACATGGCGGACTGTTGTTTTCCCTAGCCGATTACGCCTTTGCCATTGCGAGCAATTCGCATGGTCAAATTGCAGTCGGGCTGAATGTGCACATGTCCTACCTGGAACCGGCAAAGGAAGGAGACAGGCTAATCTGCACGGCTTCCGAAAAGAAACGGACACCTAAAATAGCTGTGTATGATATTCAAATACAGCTTTCCACCGGAGAAGTGGTGGCTACTATGGAAGGGATGGTATACATTAAAAAAACAAACTTTATAAGCAAACTTGCAGTGAGCGGAGAGAGGGATTCATGA
- the paaC gene encoding 1,2-phenylacetyl-CoA epoxidase subunit PaaC codes for MTDNVRSAGEAKQNPVYLEALKEVIYQMADDDFIVAFRGSEWLGLAPHIEEDVAFSSITQNTMGHANMYFGLLEELGEGETDILAHERPADKRKNAVFLEKRNGDGIYFEEPYYDWALVVVRQYFYEVLKKVKSDALTKSSYVPLANIARKVLMEQTYHLAHWKLWMEQLQHANEEARSRIQERIEEAWNAFGDAFELGPKASDIVTFQLIASEEFMQKQWLKEVETILVSLPAGMPEKGLGIGRNQEHTADLDQAIQTFAEVYNSDKEAIW; via the coding sequence ATGACAGATAACGTAAGGTCTGCTGGAGAAGCAAAACAAAATCCTGTTTATTTGGAAGCATTAAAAGAAGTAATCTATCAGATGGCGGATGATGATTTTATTGTGGCATTCCGCGGGTCTGAATGGCTTGGACTTGCACCACATATCGAAGAAGACGTTGCTTTTTCGTCGATCACACAGAACACGATGGGGCATGCCAATATGTATTTTGGTCTGCTGGAGGAACTTGGGGAAGGCGAAACAGATATCCTTGCACATGAACGGCCTGCGGATAAGCGGAAAAATGCAGTTTTTCTTGAAAAACGAAATGGAGACGGAATTTATTTCGAGGAACCATATTATGACTGGGCATTAGTTGTTGTGCGGCAATATTTTTACGAGGTTCTTAAAAAAGTTAAGTCGGATGCGCTTACAAAAAGTTCCTATGTCCCACTGGCTAATATTGCACGAAAAGTTTTGATGGAGCAAACCTATCACTTGGCACACTGGAAATTATGGATGGAGCAGCTGCAGCACGCTAATGAAGAGGCACGCTCCAGAATTCAGGAAAGGATAGAAGAGGCCTGGAATGCGTTCGGTGATGCGTTTGAATTGGGGCCGAAAGCATCAGACATTGTTACATTTCAGTTGATTGCCAGTGAGGAATTTATGCAAAAACAGTGGTTGAAGGAAGTGGAAACTATACTGGTTTCCCTGCCAGCCGGTATGCCTGAAAAAGGACTTGGCATTGGACGGAACCAGGAGCACACGGCTGATCTGGATCAGGCTATTCAGACTTTCGCTGAAGTGTATAACAGTGACAAAGAAGCAATTTGGTAG
- a CDS encoding aldehyde dehydrogenase family protein, whose product MAQTVNVEKITEVGEMKRNHYAMIINGERVEGSTGKTFETYDPAKGEVLATVAKAHEEDAEKAIQAARNAFDHGKWRKYPVGKRSRVLNKVAQLMRERIKELIEMEVLNSGKSIGAAQVQVNQAIEDFEFYAGAIVGHRGTVNNMPYGFFNYTHKEPVGVCAQIIPWNYPMMMAAWKIAPALAAGCSVVVKPASLTPVTAILLNEICHEAGVPEGVINTVPGSGQVVGDYLVKHEDVNKVAFTGSTPTGKDIMGKASDTLKRVTLELGGKSPNIVFEDADMEAAVAGSLFGIYFNTGQSCEARSRMFVHESIYDEFMERFIKKTKRLKSGDPFDKGTHLGSIISNNQLEVIDGYVQSAKEEGATIATGGKVMHVEGFENGHWYEPTVITDVTPDMKAVKEEIFGPVVVVEKFTDEKEVVKRANDTKYGLGSAIWTTNQARATRVAHQIQAGIVMVNTPFSAFPGTPFGGYKESGFGRELAVESLDLYMEDKSVLSYYGSKPLNPFGV is encoded by the coding sequence ATGGCGCAAACAGTAAATGTGGAAAAGATTACAGAAGTTGGAGAAATGAAACGAAATCATTATGCAATGATCATTAACGGAGAGCGTGTTGAAGGAAGTACAGGCAAAACGTTTGAAACCTATGATCCGGCAAAAGGAGAAGTGCTGGCGACCGTAGCAAAAGCTCATGAAGAAGATGCGGAAAAGGCAATTCAGGCAGCCCGGAATGCTTTTGATCATGGTAAATGGCGCAAGTATCCGGTTGGAAAACGTTCACGAGTACTTAATAAAGTTGCACAACTTATGCGGGAACGGATCAAGGAACTCATCGAAATGGAAGTTCTGAACAGCGGTAAATCAATTGGAGCAGCGCAGGTACAGGTGAATCAGGCTATTGAAGACTTTGAATTTTACGCAGGGGCAATTGTCGGCCATCGCGGTACTGTAAATAACATGCCATACGGCTTTTTCAACTATACACATAAAGAGCCTGTTGGGGTATGTGCGCAGATTATCCCGTGGAATTATCCGATGATGATGGCAGCATGGAAAATTGCTCCGGCACTTGCAGCGGGGTGTTCTGTTGTCGTGAAACCGGCAAGTCTAACCCCGGTAACCGCTATCCTTCTGAATGAAATTTGTCATGAAGCAGGCGTTCCGGAAGGGGTGATCAATACCGTTCCGGGATCCGGACAGGTTGTTGGGGATTATCTTGTGAAACATGAGGATGTCAATAAGGTGGCTTTTACAGGGTCCACACCAACCGGCAAGGATATTATGGGAAAAGCATCTGACACGCTGAAGCGGGTTACACTCGAACTTGGTGGAAAATCACCTAATATTGTGTTTGAGGATGCAGATATGGAAGCTGCAGTAGCCGGTTCTTTATTCGGTATTTACTTCAATACGGGACAGTCGTGTGAGGCACGGTCACGTATGTTTGTACACGAATCCATTTATGACGAATTCATGGAGAGGTTTATTAAGAAAACGAAAAGGCTGAAGTCTGGTGATCCTTTTGATAAGGGGACTCATTTAGGTTCCATCATCAGCAATAATCAGCTTGAAGTTATTGATGGATATGTTCAGTCTGCCAAAGAAGAAGGCGCAACCATCGCGACAGGTGGAAAAGTTATGCATGTCGAAGGGTTTGAAAATGGCCACTGGTATGAACCAACTGTCATTACCGATGTTACACCGGATATGAAGGCGGTAAAAGAAGAGATCTTCGGACCAGTCGTCGTTGTTGAAAAGTTCACGGACGAAAAAGAAGTCGTCAAGCGTGCGAACGATACAAAATATGGACTTGGTTCGGCTATCTGGACGACAAACCAGGCACGGGCGACTCGTGTAGCCCATCAGATTCAGGCCGGTATTGTTATGGTAAATACACCGTTTTCCGCATTTCCGGGGACACCATTTGGGGGTTACAAGGAATCCGGCTTCGGACGTGAACTGGCTGTTGAATCCCTTGATCTGTATATGGAGGATAAGAGTGTCCTTTCATACTACGGATCCAAGCCGTTAAATCCATTTGGTGTGTAG
- a CDS encoding gamma carbonic anhydrase family protein, which yields MIYRYKEHRPDIHDSVFIADGARVIGNVTIGAESSVWFNTVIRGDEGPVKIGERCNIQENSMCHLYEQFPLTLEDEVSIGHNAIVHGCTLRKGVLVGMGATVLDGVEVGEYSIIGANSLIPPGKKIPPRSLVVGSPGKVVRTLTDKDMEMIEETISTYTKKGQEFRKQEVFEKINKAVF from the coding sequence ATGATTTACAGATATAAGGAGCATCGTCCGGATATCCATGATTCGGTGTTCATTGCTGACGGTGCAAGAGTGATTGGAAATGTAACAATTGGCGCTGAGTCCAGTGTCTGGTTTAATACAGTAATTCGTGGAGATGAAGGTCCTGTTAAAATCGGTGAACGATGTAACATACAGGAAAATAGCATGTGCCACTTATATGAACAATTTCCGCTTACATTGGAAGATGAGGTTTCCATTGGTCACAATGCTATTGTTCACGGGTGTACCTTACGGAAAGGTGTGCTTGTCGGGATGGGTGCAACAGTGCTGGATGGAGTTGAGGTTGGGGAGTATTCCATTATCGGAGCTAACAGTCTAATTCCACCGGGCAAAAAAATACCACCCAGATCACTTGTAGTCGGTTCACCTGGAAAAGTAGTTCGGACCTTAACTGATAAGGATATGGAGATGATTGAAGAAACGATTTCCACATATACAAAAAAGGGTCAGGAATTCCGTAAACAGGAAGTATTTGAGAAGATCAATAAAGCTGTTTTCTAA
- a CDS encoding 3-hydroxyacyl-CoA dehydrogenase produces MTVQNITVVGAGVMGRGIAYVSALAGFSTTLVDVSGEKLEEAITYAKRTSEKGMKIGKVTSEQAGDLTANLHTSFVLEEASETADFIIEAVPEKRDLKKSVMETASANAPDHAILTSNTSTISPTELASYTNRPGQFAVMHFFNPVHRMRLVEMVKGLDTDGETVAAIRSVAEQMGKETVEVNEFPGFVTSRISALVGNEAFLMLQEGVATAEDIDKAIKLGLNYPMGPLELGDLVGLDARLNNLKYLHETLGEKYRPAPLLEQYVKAGRLGRKSGKGVYDYTEKSELVKK; encoded by the coding sequence ATGACAGTTCAAAATATAACTGTTGTGGGAGCCGGTGTAATGGGGCGTGGGATAGCATATGTCTCCGCCCTTGCCGGTTTTTCCACGACACTGGTGGATGTCTCCGGTGAAAAGCTGGAGGAAGCAATAACTTATGCAAAACGGACCTCTGAAAAGGGGATGAAGATTGGGAAAGTGACCAGTGAACAAGCGGGAGATTTGACGGCTAATCTTCATACGTCGTTTGTACTTGAAGAAGCATCCGAAACTGCAGATTTTATCATTGAAGCTGTACCGGAAAAACGTGACCTGAAAAAAAGTGTCATGGAAACTGCTTCGGCGAATGCCCCGGATCATGCGATTTTGACTTCCAATACATCGACAATCAGTCCAACCGAGCTTGCGTCGTACACAAATCGTCCGGGTCAGTTTGCTGTCATGCATTTTTTTAATCCGGTTCACCGAATGCGTCTTGTGGAAATGGTCAAAGGACTGGATACAGATGGGGAAACAGTTGCTGCTATTCGATCCGTGGCTGAACAAATGGGCAAGGAAACGGTGGAGGTGAATGAGTTTCCGGGTTTTGTGACGAGCCGAATCAGTGCGCTGGTCGGAAATGAAGCATTCCTTATGTTGCAGGAAGGTGTGGCGACTGCGGAAGATATTGATAAAGCCATTAAACTTGGTTTGAACTATCCGATGGGGCCACTGGAGCTTGGTGATCTTGTCGGGTTGGATGCGCGGCTGAATAATTTGAAGTATTTACATGAAACCCTTGGTGAAAAGTATCGTCCGGCACCTCTTTTGGAGCAATATGTGAAAGCTGGCCGGCTGGGTCGGAAATCCGGTAAAGGTGTATATGATTATACGGAAAAAAGTGAGTTGGTAAAAAAATGA
- the paaD gene encoding 1,2-phenylacetyl-CoA epoxidase subunit PaaD — MEVKQKRDEIFAVLKTVDDPELPTVSVYDLGMIHDLKVDRNIVSISMVPTFAGCPALDIIEKDVRKAIEQIDWVQECHVEFSFQHEWTTDAITDTGKRNLKKHGIAPPPEHYIPGEQWTVNCPYCDSEYTSMENVFGPTACRSILYCMECRNPFEAMKPVIRTEARQKSG, encoded by the coding sequence ATGGAGGTGAAACAAAAACGCGACGAGATTTTCGCTGTACTAAAGACGGTTGATGACCCGGAACTTCCAACAGTAAGTGTATATGATTTGGGCATGATTCATGACCTAAAGGTTGATAGAAACATCGTATCCATTTCAATGGTGCCTACTTTTGCCGGATGTCCTGCTCTGGACATTATTGAAAAGGACGTCAGAAAAGCGATTGAGCAAATTGATTGGGTACAGGAATGCCACGTGGAATTTTCGTTTCAGCACGAATGGACGACAGATGCAATTACGGATACTGGAAAGCGAAACCTGAAGAAACATGGAATTGCACCGCCACCTGAACATTACATTCCAGGTGAACAGTGGACCGTTAATTGTCCTTATTGTGATTCGGAATATACATCCATGGAAAATGTATTCGGTCCGACTGCATGCAGAAGTATTTTGTATTGTATGGAATGCAGGAATCCATTTGAAGCGATGAAGCCAGTTATTAGAACAGAGGCCAGACAAAAAAGCGGCTGA
- a CDS encoding enoyl-CoA hydratase/isomerase family protein, whose translation MVSEDYQTIQYISENNIATIKLNRPKAYNAFTTEMNKEITHALKSAAKNDAIRCVVITGNGKAFCAGEDLGGVDENTNHAEFLRKRYHPMMKAIKEFPKPIIAAVNGTAAGAGMSLALAADFRLVQPKTKFISAFMNIGLVPDSGFMYALPRLVGYAKALEIAVLGKPITGEEALQLGLATEVIDPHNWDEKVQQFSNSVAAMPTKAFALIKRYMQDGMHQPYEDFLENEAQAQRISGMTDDHQEGLRAFQEKRNPEFTGK comes from the coding sequence ATGGTTTCCGAGGACTATCAGACCATACAGTATATATCTGAAAACAACATTGCAACCATCAAATTGAACCGGCCGAAAGCATATAACGCTTTTACGACTGAGATGAATAAGGAAATCACACATGCACTGAAATCAGCCGCTAAAAATGATGCTATCCGGTGTGTGGTCATTACAGGTAATGGTAAGGCTTTCTGCGCGGGGGAAGATTTGGGTGGAGTAGATGAAAATACCAACCATGCGGAATTTCTTCGTAAACGCTACCATCCAATGATGAAGGCTATCAAAGAATTTCCAAAACCGATTATCGCAGCCGTAAACGGCACAGCAGCCGGGGCGGGAATGAGTCTGGCGTTGGCGGCGGACTTCAGACTGGTTCAGCCAAAGACGAAATTTATCAGTGCATTTATGAATATCGGGCTTGTCCCGGATTCCGGCTTTATGTACGCCCTTCCGCGCCTTGTCGGCTATGCTAAAGCGCTGGAAATCGCGGTGTTGGGGAAACCAATAACCGGTGAAGAGGCATTACAGCTTGGTTTGGCAACCGAAGTCATTGACCCGCATAACTGGGATGAAAAAGTACAGCAGTTTTCCAATTCAGTTGCTGCCATGCCGACAAAGGCCTTTGCTTTGATCAAACGTTACATGCAAGACGGAATGCATCAGCCGTATGAGGACTTCTTGGAAAATGAAGCGCAGGCACAGCGGATTTCCGGGATGACTGACGACCATCAGGAAGGACTAAGAGCCTTTCAGGAGAAACGGAATCCGGAATTCACCGGAAAATAA
- a CDS encoding enoyl-CoA hydratase/isomerase family protein produces the protein MGEYAHINVVKEEGIGVIQLDRPDVSNALNRKMVDEIVGEMEVLDRDETVRVIVVKGHEKFFAAGADIEEMLEDSPLSLELLDPFAVWDRITLIKKPLIAAVNGFALGGGFELALHCDLIIAGEKAKFGFPEVKLGVMPGAGGTQFLTKAMGERKALEWIWLGESMSAAEAERFGVINRVVAPEMLEEETMRLAKQLANQAPISLRLIKEAVHKAEELSLTDGMKLERKNFYLAFDSNDQKEGMQAFMDKRRPSFKGV, from the coding sequence ATGGGTGAATATGCACATATCAATGTCGTCAAAGAAGAGGGTATTGGTGTGATTCAACTCGACCGGCCCGACGTTTCCAATGCGTTGAATAGAAAAATGGTCGATGAAATAGTTGGAGAAATGGAAGTGCTTGACCGTGATGAAACTGTCCGTGTCATTGTTGTGAAGGGGCATGAGAAGTTTTTTGCAGCCGGTGCAGATATCGAGGAGATGCTGGAGGATAGTCCATTGTCACTTGAGCTTTTGGACCCTTTTGCCGTCTGGGATCGGATAACGCTCATTAAAAAACCGTTAATTGCGGCTGTCAATGGTTTTGCCCTTGGCGGTGGATTTGAGCTGGCTCTTCACTGTGATTTGATTATTGCCGGCGAGAAGGCTAAATTCGGCTTTCCGGAAGTCAAACTAGGTGTTATGCCGGGAGCAGGCGGAACCCAATTTTTAACAAAAGCCATGGGTGAACGAAAAGCATTGGAATGGATTTGGCTTGGTGAATCGATGAGCGCAGCCGAAGCGGAGAGGTTTGGTGTGATCAATCGCGTGGTTGCTCCGGAAATGCTGGAAGAGGAAACAATGCGATTAGCAAAGCAATTGGCGAACCAGGCACCAATTTCACTAAGACTCATCAAAGAGGCGGTACATAAAGCTGAAGAACTTTCCTTAACTGATGGGATGAAATTGGAGCGGAAAAATTTTTACCTCGCATTTGACTCGAATGATCAAAAAGAAGGTATGCAGGCGTTTATGGATAAGCGGCGACCTTCGTTTAAAGGGGTGTAG
- the paaA gene encoding 1,2-phenylacetyl-CoA epoxidase subunit PaaA, with product MYNYIPDGDYVANDHSEVDQEKYEAFMERIEAGEKIEADDWMPDDYRQALIKLISMHGISEIMGALPEKEWVPKAPTLKRKLGIMAKVQDEMGHGQLLLRVAEDLMKPYGKTRENLMENLLSGDLKFHNVFHMPTKTWADAGMVGWMVDGAAIISQTNMLDASYGPYQRALQRICAEEVFHAQHGEAIIMALAEGNEYQREILQESLNRWWPALLMFFGPPSADTTGSSKQDIMMKYRIRKSNNEELRQAFLDKYLPRAFSLGLTVPDDTIHYDEEKGQWVYQQPDWKAFKNIIKNNGPRSKERLRLREIAYEKNRWVRQALIPQEMSS from the coding sequence ATGTATAATTACATTCCGGATGGAGATTATGTTGCAAATGATCATTCCGAAGTGGATCAGGAAAAATACGAAGCGTTTATGGAACGGATTGAAGCAGGGGAGAAAATTGAAGCCGATGACTGGATGCCGGATGATTATCGGCAGGCACTTATTAAGCTCATTTCTATGCATGGTATAAGTGAAATTATGGGTGCTTTGCCTGAAAAAGAATGGGTTCCAAAAGCACCGACATTGAAACGAAAGCTTGGCATTATGGCCAAAGTGCAGGACGAAATGGGGCATGGGCAGCTACTGCTTCGCGTGGCGGAAGATTTAATGAAGCCTTACGGGAAGACACGCGAGAACTTGATGGAGAATCTCTTGAGCGGTGATCTTAAGTTTCACAACGTTTTTCACATGCCAACAAAAACTTGGGCTGATGCGGGCATGGTCGGCTGGATGGTTGATGGTGCAGCAATAATTTCGCAGACTAATATGCTGGATGCGTCATATGGTCCTTATCAGCGCGCCCTGCAACGTATTTGCGCAGAGGAAGTGTTCCATGCTCAACATGGTGAGGCAATTATCATGGCACTAGCGGAAGGTAACGAATACCAGCGGGAGATTTTACAGGAGTCGCTGAATCGCTGGTGGCCTGCACTTCTCATGTTTTTTGGTCCGCCATCTGCAGATACAACCGGGTCATCCAAACAGGATATTATGATGAAATACCGCATTCGAAAGAGTAACAATGAAGAACTGCGGCAGGCCTTCCTGGATAAGTATTTACCGCGTGCTTTTTCACTTGGGCTGACTGTACCGGACGACACCATCCATTACGATGAAGAAAAAGGACAGTGGGTTTATCAACAGCCTGACTGGAAGGCATTTAAGAATATCATTAAAAATAATGGACCAAGGTCAAAGGAACGGCTGAGGTTAAGGGAAATCGCCTATGAGAAAAATCGCTGGGTACGTCAGGCACTGATCCCGCAGGAAATGAGTTCATAA
- the paaB gene encoding 1,2-phenylacetyl-CoA epoxidase subunit PaaB: MQDESKFYKEYEVFSKKSAKAPIQHQFSLLAPNDDMAMLMAQENFMRREAVFDVWVVQRDHIRSMTSEERTTWTKRLDNKQYRTTKGYGYLRKKWREKEQGMLDEKEIMSWKEVKKS; the protein is encoded by the coding sequence ATGCAGGATGAGTCAAAGTTTTACAAGGAATATGAAGTGTTCAGCAAGAAAAGCGCTAAAGCACCAATCCAGCATCAGTTCAGCCTGCTTGCACCAAATGACGACATGGCGATGTTGATGGCACAGGAAAACTTTATGCGTCGTGAGGCTGTTTTTGATGTATGGGTTGTACAGCGGGATCATATTCGCTCGATGACCAGTGAGGAACGAACAACCTGGACAAAACGGTTGGATAATAAACAATACCGGACAACAAAAGGTTATGGATATTTGCGGAAAAAATGGCGTGAAAAAGAGCAGGGAATGCTTGATGAGAAAGAAATCATGTCGTGGAAAGAGGTGAAGAAATCATGA
- a CDS encoding PaaI family thioesterase, giving the protein MMTTFKMSDLQKVANQSMTPPPCDTTMQITAHEAMDGIAYGTWEVDRNYINGIGVAMGGFLSAAADIMMAYAISSKLTDKQGFASIDLDTTFHRPVFEGEVEITSKVERLGRTLAYVVTELEQNGKKAATCVSSILIKTMEDE; this is encoded by the coding sequence ATGATGACTACTTTTAAAATGAGTGATTTGCAAAAAGTGGCAAACCAAAGCATGACACCACCACCATGTGATACCACCATGCAAATCACAGCACATGAAGCCATGGATGGAATTGCATATGGGACATGGGAGGTTGACCGTAATTATATTAATGGAATTGGTGTGGCAATGGGCGGATTTCTGTCGGCAGCTGCGGATATCATGATGGCCTATGCGATTTCATCCAAACTGACCGATAAGCAGGGTTTTGCGTCAATCGATTTGGACACAACCTTTCATCGGCCGGTTTTTGAAGGTGAAGTGGAGATCACATCAAAAGTGGAGCGGCTTGGCAGGACATTGGCGTATGTTGTAACAGAACTGGAGCAAAACGGCAAGAAAGCTGCAACCTGTGTTTCTTCCATACTAATAAAAACGATGGAAGATGAATAG
- a CDS encoding EthD family reductase, translating to MTKLIALYKQPEDKEKFDEHYFNVHTPITKEIPGLREMKVTKIVGSPMGKSDYYLLCEMFYDDKESLQQAMKTDEGKASGKDVMEFAGDLVTLMIGEEIDG from the coding sequence ATGACTAAATTGATAGCTTTGTATAAACAGCCTGAGGATAAGGAAAAATTCGATGAACATTATTTTAATGTACACACACCAATTACAAAAGAGATTCCGGGCCTTAGGGAAATGAAAGTGACCAAAATAGTTGGATCACCAATGGGTAAGAGTGATTATTATCTGCTTTGTGAAATGTTTTATGATGACAAGGAGTCCCTTCAACAAGCAATGAAAACCGATGAAGGGAAGGCATCCGGAAAAGATGTCATGGAGTTTGCCGGTGATCTTGTAACCTTAATGATTGGTGAAGAAATCGATGGGTGA
- the paaX gene encoding phenylacetic acid degradation operon negative regulatory protein PaaX, giving the protein MEKQFNTRSMIFTLYGDYIRHHGNVIWIGSLIRLLKEFGHNEMSVRAAISRMHKQGWVQSEKIGNKSYYSLTERGRARMEEASNRIYKSQSPSWDGMWRMLVYTIPENKRHLRDELRKELVWSGFGLLSNSCWITPNPLEDQINRLVKKYGISDYVSFFRSTYEGMSTNQELVAKCWDIDELNDHYSQFIQEYSQKYVIDKPKIEKGEISDGSCFVKAAMLVHQYRKFLFIDPNLPAELLPEKWLGDSAASLFTDYYQLLKNPANRFFESVFKLGNIKEVNK; this is encoded by the coding sequence ATGGAAAAACAATTTAATACACGTTCCATGATTTTCACTCTTTATGGTGACTACATCAGACATCATGGTAATGTTATATGGATTGGCAGCCTCATACGGTTGCTGAAAGAATTTGGTCACAATGAAATGAGTGTGCGTGCGGCCATTTCCCGCATGCATAAACAGGGCTGGGTACAGTCCGAGAAAATAGGCAATAAAAGCTACTATTCGCTGACAGAACGCGGAAGGGCACGGATGGAAGAGGCATCCAACCGGATATACAAGTCCCAGTCACCTTCCTGGGATGGCATGTGGCGTATGCTTGTATACACCATTCCCGAGAATAAGCGTCATTTGCGTGACGAACTGCGGAAAGAATTAGTTTGGAGCGGCTTCGGTCTTTTGTCCAATAGCTGCTGGATAACTCCAAACCCGCTGGAGGATCAAATAAATCGATTAGTTAAAAAATATGGAATAAGTGATTATGTATCATTCTTCCGTTCAACGTATGAAGGAATGAGCACTAACCAGGAGCTTGTCGCGAAATGCTGGGATATAGATGAGCTTAATGATCATTATTCACAGTTCATTCAGGAGTACAGCCAAAAGTATGTTATCGATAAACCAAAAATTGAAAAAGGTGAAATCAGCGACGGCAGTTGTTTTGTCAAAGCCGCGATGCTCGTTCATCAATACAGAAAATTTCTTTTTATTGATCCAAACTTGCCTGCAGAACTGCTCCCCGAAAAATGGCTGGGTGATTCAGCGGCATCACTTTTCACGGACTATTACCAGCTGCTTAAGAATCCTGCCAACCGCTTTTTCGAATCGGTGTTTAAACTTGGTAACATCAAAGAGGTAAATAAATAA